Proteins encoded by one window of Streptomyces sp. NBC_01571:
- a CDS encoding aldo/keto reductase yields the protein MTPLRKLGSSDLEVFPLALGGNVFGWTADEAQSFAVLDAYVAGGGNFVDTADGYSAWIPGNKGGESETIIGKWFAARGNRSDVVLATKVGAHPQYKGLAPDTIRAAADASLRRLGTDYIDLYYTHFDDTSVPVEEIIGTLDELVRAGKVRAIGASNLSAERLAESLEFSDREGLARYTALQPHYNLVSRDTYEGPLQEVASRTGLAAVPYFALAAGFLTGKYRPGTTVDSARAEGAGKHLETERGPRVLDALDEVARAHDVPVATVALAWLAARPTVAAPIASARTVEQLPALLAVADLTLKDDELARLTEASA from the coding sequence ATGACTCCTCTCCGCAAGCTCGGTTCCTCCGACCTCGAGGTCTTCCCGCTCGCCCTCGGCGGCAACGTCTTCGGCTGGACCGCCGACGAGGCGCAGTCCTTCGCCGTCCTCGACGCGTACGTGGCCGGGGGCGGCAACTTCGTCGACACCGCCGACGGCTACTCGGCGTGGATCCCCGGCAACAAGGGCGGCGAGTCCGAGACGATCATCGGCAAGTGGTTCGCCGCGCGCGGCAACCGTTCCGATGTCGTCCTCGCCACCAAGGTCGGCGCCCATCCCCAGTACAAGGGGCTGGCCCCGGACACCATCAGGGCGGCGGCCGACGCGTCACTGCGCCGGCTCGGCACGGACTACATCGACCTCTACTACACCCACTTCGACGACACCTCGGTCCCGGTCGAGGAGATCATCGGCACGCTCGACGAGCTGGTCCGGGCCGGAAAGGTCCGGGCGATCGGCGCCTCCAACCTCTCCGCCGAGCGGCTCGCGGAGTCCCTGGAGTTCTCCGACCGCGAGGGCCTCGCGCGCTACACCGCCCTCCAGCCCCACTACAACCTCGTCTCGCGCGACACCTACGAGGGCCCTCTCCAGGAGGTCGCCTCCCGGACCGGACTGGCCGCCGTCCCGTACTTCGCCCTCGCCGCCGGCTTCCTCACCGGCAAGTACCGCCCGGGCACGACCGTCGACTCGGCGCGGGCCGAGGGCGCGGGCAAGCACCTCGAGACGGAGCGGGGCCCCCGTGTCCTCGACGCCCTCGACGAGGTCGCCCGTGCCCATGACGTCCCGGTCGCCACGGTCGCCCTCGCCTGGCTCGCCGCCCGGCCCACGGTCGCGGCACCGATCGCCTCCGCGCGGACGGTCGAACAGCTTCCGGCGCTGCTCGCGGTCGCGGACCTGACGCTGAAGGACGACGAACTGGCGCGGCTGACGGAGGCGTCGGCCTGA
- a CDS encoding M23 family metallopeptidase, whose translation MASNRPAQPTSFAPNETQTFGYSRGDDEGPWEEWNPTADSVAPVRGRHRVSKQRGGGLARSSTVLGVGVLAAVGAGGIATAAPGKPPVSISLPDLSSVTQSAKALISDGGSSTPKGSSTPLTGAGLTSADAAQGNADAGEALRARIMEQAESQQDQVDSAAQAAAETAAAKKAVALAAEQQDEAKAKEAAAKKKADAEAKQKAEAARLAELAKSYSLPTSSYTLTSRFGDAGSMWSSGYHTGLDFAAPTGTLIKAIHSGTVTEAGWAGAYGYRTILTLDDGTELWFCHQSSISVSVGQKVGTGDVIGRVGATGNVTGPHLHLEVHPGGGDAIDPMAWLHGKGINP comes from the coding sequence GTGGCGTCCAACCGGCCTGCCCAGCCCACTTCGTTCGCGCCGAACGAGACCCAGACTTTCGGTTACTCCCGCGGCGACGACGAGGGCCCCTGGGAGGAGTGGAACCCCACCGCGGATTCCGTCGCTCCCGTCCGCGGCCGGCACCGCGTCTCCAAGCAGCGAGGGGGCGGGCTCGCCCGCAGTTCCACCGTCCTCGGCGTCGGTGTCCTGGCCGCCGTCGGTGCGGGTGGCATCGCCACCGCCGCGCCCGGCAAGCCGCCCGTGTCGATCTCGCTGCCCGACCTCTCCTCGGTCACCCAGTCGGCCAAGGCCCTGATTTCCGATGGCGGTTCCAGCACGCCGAAGGGCTCCTCCACCCCGCTCACCGGCGCCGGTCTCACCAGCGCCGACGCCGCCCAGGGCAACGCGGACGCCGGGGAGGCGTTGCGTGCCCGCATCATGGAGCAGGCCGAGTCCCAGCAGGACCAGGTCGACAGTGCGGCCCAGGCCGCCGCCGAGACGGCCGCCGCGAAGAAGGCGGTCGCGCTGGCCGCCGAGCAGCAGGACGAGGCCAAGGCCAAGGAAGCCGCCGCGAAGAAGAAGGCGGACGCGGAGGCCAAGCAGAAGGCCGAGGCCGCGCGCCTCGCGGAGCTCGCCAAGAGCTACTCGCTGCCGACCTCCTCGTACACCCTGACCTCCCGCTTCGGCGACGCCGGCTCCATGTGGTCCTCCGGGTACCACACCGGCCTCGACTTCGCCGCCCCCACGGGCACGCTGATCAAGGCGATCCACAGCGGCACCGTCACGGAGGCGGGCTGGGCCGGCGCGTACGGCTACCGCACGATCCTCACCCTCGACGACGGCACGGAGCTGTGGTTCTGCCACCAGTCGTCCATCAGCGTCAGCGTGGGGCAGAAGGTGGGCACGGGCGACGTCATCGGACGGGTGGGCGCGACCGGCAACGTGACCGGGCCGCACCTCCACCTGGAGGTCCACCCCGGCGGCGGCGACGCGATCGACCCGATGGCGTGGCTGCACGGCAAGGGCATCAACCCCTGA
- a CDS encoding PP2C family protein-serine/threonine phosphatase: MGQPGGAQRAEQPYDRSGGRLPGDPVPDPGLGSEPPRIPAEADARRISHASTLVRVLPVLLVVVAVVYDVLTPPGFTAAPLFTAAPLVAAPLFSLRGTLLAGALTLAALLALRLRSGLRMGIGSITEVVTVATVVGLAVLINVLVRRSDERLAWARQIAEAAQRAVLPEPEARIGALEVAARYEAAQEGASIGGDLYAVQDTPHGVRLVVGDVRGKGMGAVAAVAVVIGAFREAAEQETTVEAVAQRLERALAREGTRREGLDAFEGFTTAVLAEIPHDGDAVRIVNRGHPPPLLLHADGTLATLDAADPALPLGMGELGSWPDRTETADFPPGSTLLVHTDGLSEARDRRGNFYEPAERLEGRTFRDLDALLAALASGVRRHTGGALSDDMALLAVRRPG; the protein is encoded by the coding sequence GTGGGGCAGCCAGGTGGTGCGCAGCGGGCCGAACAGCCCTACGACCGGTCGGGCGGACGGCTGCCCGGCGACCCCGTGCCCGACCCCGGGCTGGGGAGCGAGCCGCCACGGATTCCGGCCGAGGCGGACGCGCGCCGGATCTCGCACGCCTCGACCCTGGTGCGGGTACTGCCGGTGCTGCTCGTCGTCGTCGCGGTGGTCTACGACGTCCTGACACCGCCCGGATTCACCGCGGCCCCGCTCTTCACGGCAGCCCCGCTCGTCGCCGCGCCTCTCTTCTCGCTGCGCGGCACCCTCCTCGCAGGCGCCCTGACACTGGCCGCACTGCTCGCACTCCGTCTCAGGTCCGGCCTGCGCATGGGGATCGGCTCGATCACCGAGGTCGTCACGGTGGCGACCGTCGTCGGCCTCGCCGTCCTCATCAACGTCCTCGTCCGACGCTCGGACGAACGGCTCGCCTGGGCCCGCCAGATCGCCGAGGCGGCACAGCGCGCCGTGCTGCCGGAGCCCGAGGCCAGGATCGGTGCCCTGGAGGTCGCGGCGCGCTACGAGGCCGCCCAGGAGGGTGCGTCCATCGGCGGCGACCTGTACGCGGTGCAGGACACCCCGCACGGCGTACGGCTGGTGGTGGGCGACGTCCGCGGGAAGGGCATGGGCGCGGTGGCCGCCGTCGCGGTGGTCATCGGGGCGTTCCGGGAGGCGGCCGAGCAGGAGACGACGGTGGAGGCGGTCGCGCAGCGGCTGGAACGGGCGCTGGCCCGCGAGGGCACCCGGCGCGAGGGCCTGGACGCCTTCGAGGGCTTCACCACGGCCGTCCTCGCGGAGATCCCGCACGACGGCGACGCGGTACGGATCGTCAACCGCGGCCATCCGCCGCCGTTGCTCCTGCACGCGGACGGCACGCTGGCCACGCTCGACGCCGCGGACCCCGCGCTGCCGCTCGGCATGGGCGAGCTCGGCTCCTGGCCCGACCGCACGGAGACGGCGGACTTCCCGCCCGGCTCCACACTGCTGGTCCACACGGACGGGCTGTCCGAGGCGCGCGACCGCCGGGGGAACTTCTACGAGCCGGCCGAACGGCTCGAGGGACGGACCTTCCGCGACCTGGACGCCCTGCTGGCCGCGCTCGCGTCGGGGGTCCGACGGCACACGGGCGGCGCGCTCTCGGACGACATGGCGCTGCTCGCCGTACGGCGTCCCGGGTAG
- a CDS encoding dihydrofolate reductase family protein — protein sequence MPHPYVLLSAAVSLDGFLDDTGPERLLLSGPADFDRVDEVRASSDAILVGAGTIRSDNPRLLVNSAERRAARVAEGRPAYPLKVTVSGSGDLDPDAQFWHTGGEKIVYTTDKGAVRAADALRGPGVDVVATGAELDWRAVLEHLHDVRGVRRLMVEGGGRVHTQLMGQGLADELQLAVAPLFVGQADAPRLFGPGGYPPGRMRLVETRAVGDVVLIRYVPTAPGTGGLAAAADRHWLGVACELAALCPPSQTAFSVGAVVVAADGTELARGHSREGGDPVAHAEEAALAKIAAGDPRLASATVYSSLEPCARRASRPAPCARLILDAGVRRVVTAWREPDTFVAGADGNGLLAAAGADVVVLPEFEERATAPNRHLLGAP from the coding sequence ATGCCCCATCCCTACGTCCTGTTGTCCGCCGCCGTCTCCCTCGACGGCTTCCTGGACGACACCGGCCCCGAACGGCTGCTGCTCTCGGGTCCGGCCGACTTCGACCGGGTCGACGAGGTGCGGGCGTCCAGCGACGCGATCCTGGTCGGCGCCGGCACCATCCGCTCGGACAATCCCCGGCTTCTCGTCAACTCCGCCGAGCGGCGGGCGGCCCGCGTCGCCGAAGGCCGCCCCGCCTACCCGTTGAAGGTCACCGTCAGCGGGTCCGGCGACCTCGACCCCGACGCGCAGTTCTGGCACACGGGCGGCGAGAAGATCGTCTACACCACGGACAAGGGGGCCGTACGGGCCGCCGACGCCCTGCGCGGTCCGGGCGTCGACGTGGTGGCGACGGGGGCCGAACTGGACTGGCGGGCCGTGCTCGAACACCTCCATGACGTGCGGGGGGTGCGGCGTCTCATGGTCGAGGGCGGCGGGCGCGTGCACACCCAGCTGATGGGCCAGGGCCTGGCCGACGAGCTGCAGCTCGCCGTCGCCCCGCTCTTCGTGGGACAGGCGGACGCACCACGGCTGTTCGGGCCCGGGGGATACCCGCCCGGGCGGATGCGGCTGGTGGAGACGCGGGCGGTGGGAGACGTCGTCCTCATCCGCTACGTCCCCACGGCACCCGGCACCGGCGGGCTCGCGGCCGCCGCGGACCGGCACTGGCTGGGGGTCGCGTGCGAACTGGCCGCGCTCTGCCCGCCGTCGCAGACCGCGTTCAGCGTGGGCGCGGTGGTGGTGGCCGCGGACGGCACCGAGCTGGCCCGCGGACACTCGCGGGAGGGGGGCGACCCGGTCGCGCACGCGGAGGAGGCGGCACTCGCCAAGATCGCCGCCGGGGATCCGCGGCTGGCGTCCGCCACCGTCTACAGCAGTCTGGAACCGTGCGCCCGGCGGGCCTCGCGGCCCGCGCCCTGCGCCCGGCTGATTCTCGACGCGGGAGTGCGCAGGGTGGTGACCGCCTGGCGGGAGCCGGACACGTTCGTGGCGGGCGCGGACGGAAACGGTCTGCTGGCGGCCGCGGGCGCGGACGTCGTGGTGCTCCCGGAGTTCGAGGAGCGGGCCACGGCACCCAACCGGCATCTTCTCGGCGCCCCTTAA
- a CDS encoding MarR family winged helix-turn-helix transcriptional regulator: MTTRWLTPAEQRAWRSYIAAVSLLEDTIDRQLQAEAGMSHLYYSILAMLSEAPERRLRMTDLAEVLKITRSRLTYGVTRLANDGLVRREGCPTDRRGHVAVLTDEGMAVLERTAPGHVEQVRAALFDRLTPEQVGQLEEICASITRGIQGEGPGVQGEDLPWRRRSS; the protein is encoded by the coding sequence ATGACGACCCGCTGGCTCACTCCCGCCGAGCAACGCGCCTGGCGCTCGTACATCGCCGCCGTCTCGCTCCTGGAGGACACGATCGACCGGCAGCTCCAGGCGGAGGCCGGCATGTCCCACCTTTACTACTCCATCCTGGCCATGCTGTCCGAGGCCCCGGAGCGGCGGCTGCGGATGACCGATCTCGCCGAGGTCCTGAAGATCACCCGCAGCCGGCTGACCTACGGCGTGACCCGGCTGGCGAACGACGGCCTGGTACGCCGGGAAGGGTGCCCCACGGACCGGCGCGGTCATGTCGCGGTCCTCACGGACGAGGGTATGGCCGTCCTGGAACGGACGGCGCCCGGGCACGTGGAGCAGGTCCGCGCGGCGCTCTTCGACCGGCTGACCCCGGAGCAGGTGGGGCAGTTGGAGGAGATCTGCGCGAGCATCACCCGCGGCATCCAGGGCGAAGGGCCCGGGGTCCAGGGGGAAGATCTGCCGTGGCGGCGGCGTTCCTCCTGA
- the ribA gene encoding GTP cyclohydrolase II, with protein MRDFPTATVRTRVAVPLRFGDGYSVDAELVTFHGLADGREHLAVVLGEAGANPLVRLHSECLTGDVLGSARCDCGPQLREAVERIAERGGVLLYLRQEGRGIGLYNKLDAYALQDQGLDTYAANAALGLPEDDRDYTAAAQMLRALGVGSLDLLSNNPDKAEQLRDLGIGVSHRVPTGVFTTAHNVRYLRAKVLQTQHTLPLPELTAG; from the coding sequence ATGCGCGACTTCCCCACCGCCACGGTGCGCACCCGCGTCGCCGTGCCCCTGCGCTTCGGCGACGGCTACTCGGTCGACGCGGAACTGGTCACCTTCCACGGACTGGCCGACGGCCGGGAACACCTCGCCGTCGTGCTCGGCGAGGCGGGCGCGAACCCGCTGGTGCGCCTGCACTCCGAGTGCCTGACCGGCGACGTCCTCGGCTCGGCCCGCTGCGACTGCGGCCCGCAGCTGCGCGAGGCGGTGGAGCGGATCGCGGAACGGGGCGGCGTGCTCCTGTACCTGCGCCAGGAGGGCCGCGGCATCGGCCTCTACAACAAGCTCGACGCGTACGCCCTCCAGGACCAGGGTCTCGACACCTACGCCGCCAACGCCGCCCTCGGCCTGCCCGAGGACGACCGCGACTACACGGCGGCCGCCCAGATGCTCCGGGCCCTCGGCGTCGGCTCCCTGGACCTGCTCTCCAACAACCCCGACAAGGCCGAGCAGCTCCGCGACCTCGGCATCGGGGTCTCCCACCGCGTCCCGACGGGCGTCTTCACCACCGCCCACAACGTGCGCTACCTCCGCGCCAAGGTCCTCCAGACCCAGCACACGCTCCCGCTGCCGGAACTCACGGCGGGCTGA
- a CDS encoding amino acid permease has translation MTDDAKASGLSDEERLAQLGYTQVLARRMSAFSNYAVSFTIISVLSGCLTLYLFGMNTGGPAVITWGWVAVGLMTLFVGLSMAEICSAYPTSAGLYFWAHRLAPERSAAAWAWFTGWFNVLGQVAVTAGIDFGAASFLGAYLNLQFDFEVTPGRTILLFAGILVLHGLLNTFGVRIVALLNDISVWWHVLGVAVIVGALAFVPDHHQSASFVFTHFVNNTGWGSGVYVVLVGLLMAQYTFTGYDASAHMTEETHDASTAGPKGIVQSIWTSWIAGFVLLLGFTFAIQSYDKELGSATGAPPAQILLDALGATAGKLLLLVVIGAQLFCGMASVTANSRMIYAFSRDGALPFSRVWHTVSPRTRTPVAAVWLAALGALVLGLPYLINVTAYAAVTSIAVIGLYIAYVIPTLLRLRKGEAFERGPWHLGRWSRVIGVVSVVWVVVITVLFMLPQVSPVTWETFNYAPVAVLVVLGSAAAWWTASARHWFLNPDHARTRAREAARKGAPEPVDP, from the coding sequence ATGACAGATGACGCCAAGGCGAGTGGGCTGTCGGACGAAGAACGGCTTGCCCAGCTCGGCTATACGCAGGTTCTGGCCCGCCGCATGTCGGCGTTCTCCAACTACGCGGTCTCGTTCACGATCATCTCGGTGCTCTCGGGCTGTCTGACGCTGTATCTGTTCGGCATGAACACCGGCGGTCCCGCCGTGATCACCTGGGGATGGGTCGCGGTCGGACTGATGACGTTGTTCGTCGGACTGTCGATGGCCGAGATCTGTTCGGCCTATCCGACGTCCGCGGGCCTGTACTTCTGGGCGCACCGGCTCGCCCCCGAGCGTTCCGCGGCGGCGTGGGCCTGGTTCACGGGGTGGTTCAACGTCCTCGGGCAGGTCGCGGTGACCGCGGGCATCGACTTCGGCGCGGCGTCCTTCCTGGGCGCCTACCTGAACCTGCAGTTCGATTTCGAGGTCACGCCGGGCCGGACGATCCTGCTCTTCGCCGGCATCCTCGTCCTGCACGGACTGCTCAACACCTTCGGGGTCCGGATCGTCGCCCTCCTCAACGACATCAGCGTGTGGTGGCACGTCCTGGGCGTCGCGGTGATCGTGGGTGCCCTCGCCTTTGTACCGGACCACCACCAGTCCGCGTCCTTCGTCTTCACGCACTTCGTGAACAACACCGGCTGGGGCAGCGGTGTGTACGTCGTCCTCGTCGGCCTGCTGATGGCGCAGTACACGTTCACCGGGTACGACGCCTCCGCCCATATGACGGAGGAGACGCACGACGCGTCGACGGCCGGCCCCAAGGGCATCGTGCAGTCGATCTGGACGTCGTGGATCGCGGGCTTCGTCCTCCTGCTCGGCTTCACCTTCGCCATCCAGTCGTACGACAAGGAGCTGGGCTCGGCGACCGGCGCGCCGCCGGCGCAGATCCTGCTCGACGCGCTCGGAGCCACCGCGGGCAAGCTCCTGCTGCTGGTCGTGATCGGCGCGCAGTTGTTCTGCGGGATGGCGTCCGTGACCGCCAACAGCCGCATGATCTACGCCTTTTCACGGGACGGGGCGCTGCCGTTCTCCCGGGTGTGGCACACCGTGAGCCCGCGCACGCGCACACCGGTCGCGGCGGTGTGGCTGGCGGCGCTTGGGGCGTTGGTGCTGGGGCTGCCCTACCTCATCAACGTGACCGCGTACGCGGCCGTGACGTCGATCGCCGTGATCGGGCTCTACATCGCCTACGTCATCCCGACGCTGCTGCGGCTGCGGAAGGGGGAGGCGTTCGAACGGGGGCCGTGGCATCTGGGCCGCTGGTCGCGCGTGATCGGCGTGGTGTCGGTCGTCTGGGTGGTCGTCATCACCGTTCTGTTCATGCTGCCGCAGGTCTCCCCGGTCACCTGGGAGACGTTCAACTACGCCCCGGTCGCCGTCCTCGTGGTCCTCGGTTCCGCCGCGGCCTGGTGGACGGCCTCGGCCCGCCACTGGTTCCTCAACCCCGACCACGCCCGCACCCGGGCCCGCGAGGCGGCGCGCAAGGGTGCGCCCGAACCGGTCGATCCGTAG
- a CDS encoding VCBS repeat-containing protein, which produces MVRHAFVQRARRRRIAVATAASAALAGGLVPLLPTPASALPVAQETVVPAQLRNTYTSAAFLNSSSANGHDSAGAQGVFHRVEGSEPSLWTRYADGESVPVPVRSGASAIPTGSDVLAYKYPDGQVELWNAADGTTQRLQMPAGTGFLNPYDNLVVGFRNGTAEDGTSTRIIHLLTPGADGSTRDVTVGGGPAGLKFGLPAGADAKSVFLRATLDGEARLVAVDRESGQVQSWSGPLSIAYSKVWISPDHVVVGAYDKAKVLVFPRADLSAAPAEVVLRNVGDQVNSNHDLAVVGDWLVNGVNQVVAQPIGGGAAVTLMPSSAYGMVSGPGGTAVKMGRAGADDWGIQRIAPGPDGAPVVTQVKPLPKPAVPVQGISLDQGRLVVTDTSRNGTRDDYVRSVAVTGSPEYGERVDFTPRLTSDVVIGSCATDSAACAPLHGTADGRIVWLEHGSDTSELLRVNGPTTAGLWQRSVPAGGRVTEVSGRYVLYTAADKQYVYAIGNDGTPALTRTPGAAALSGDVLWTAGATPGTVTAYDLTAKKTTETLTTDAGCMPTELQALGRWIYWTCGGRAGVFDRTAKKSVAVPAGEAKLGDGYVVTHDKRAGKLTLTAVAGGSAESRIIGDLPDTGVSQRDVRWTVDESGANAAYVDDQERVHLVPSGVAQQPLRLLAPARSASSVGAHEIDTIPDTLTTVLLSKPAATWDLTVRNRATGKVYGDGRDGGAARGELSVGWHGDDPGLTGDVFLPDGSYDWTLSVTPADGVGGPLQVRGTVRLHGGSPVRHDHVGAERLPDGTADLLTLNSTGGLTFQQGDGKGAFAGKATGSGWSTKTVAVPFGDLNGDRCNDVLVRMSDGSLRGYKPACGTAPTPSTPYKALGTGWNAYDVLTSPGDLTGDRRPDLLARKASTGDIYLFAAKSDGTLAAGKRIRTAWKGYTKIVGAGDLNGDGIGDVLARDKAGTLYRYNGTGTGPLKDRVKVFSGWGASYNAIVGVGDITGDGKSDLVERDTSGNVYRNAGTGTGSFGSRVKIASGWQGYRGLF; this is translated from the coding sequence TTGGTTCGTCATGCCTTCGTCCAACGCGCTCGACGGAGACGTATCGCTGTCGCCACCGCCGCGTCCGCGGCCCTCGCGGGCGGGCTGGTCCCGCTGCTGCCGACGCCGGCGTCCGCGCTGCCCGTGGCACAGGAAACGGTGGTTCCGGCCCAGTTGCGGAACACCTACACCTCGGCCGCCTTCCTCAACTCCTCGAGCGCGAACGGCCACGACAGCGCCGGGGCACAGGGTGTCTTCCACCGTGTGGAGGGCAGCGAGCCGTCACTGTGGACGCGCTACGCGGACGGTGAGTCGGTACCCGTCCCGGTCCGGTCCGGGGCGTCCGCCATACCCACCGGTAGTGACGTCCTGGCCTACAAGTACCCCGACGGCCAGGTCGAGCTATGGAACGCGGCGGACGGCACGACCCAGCGCCTCCAGATGCCTGCGGGTACCGGGTTCTTGAATCCCTACGACAACCTGGTCGTCGGTTTTCGCAACGGGACCGCCGAGGACGGCACGAGCACCCGGATCATTCACCTGCTGACCCCGGGGGCGGACGGCAGCACCCGAGACGTGACCGTCGGCGGTGGACCCGCTGGTCTCAAGTTCGGGCTGCCGGCCGGCGCGGACGCCAAGAGTGTCTTCCTGCGCGCGACGCTGGACGGCGAGGCGCGCCTGGTCGCCGTCGACCGGGAGAGCGGGCAGGTGCAGAGCTGGAGTGGTCCGCTCTCCATCGCGTACAGCAAGGTGTGGATCTCGCCGGACCACGTCGTCGTCGGCGCCTACGACAAGGCCAAGGTGCTGGTGTTCCCCCGCGCCGACCTGTCGGCGGCACCGGCCGAGGTCGTCCTGCGGAACGTCGGTGACCAGGTGAACTCCAACCACGACCTGGCCGTCGTCGGCGACTGGCTGGTCAACGGCGTCAACCAGGTGGTCGCGCAGCCGATCGGCGGCGGTGCGGCGGTGACCTTGATGCCGTCCTCGGCCTACGGGATGGTGAGCGGTCCGGGGGGCACCGCCGTGAAGATGGGCCGCGCCGGTGCCGACGACTGGGGCATCCAGCGCATCGCCCCCGGCCCCGACGGCGCCCCGGTCGTCACCCAGGTCAAGCCGCTGCCCAAGCCGGCCGTCCCGGTCCAGGGGATCTCCCTCGACCAGGGCCGTCTCGTCGTCACGGACACCAGCAGGAACGGAACGCGTGACGACTACGTGCGGAGCGTCGCCGTGACCGGAAGCCCCGAGTACGGCGAGCGTGTCGACTTCACCCCGCGCCTCACGTCCGACGTGGTGATCGGCTCCTGCGCGACCGACAGCGCGGCCTGTGCCCCGCTGCACGGCACGGCTGACGGCCGGATCGTCTGGCTGGAGCACGGGTCGGACACCTCCGAGCTGCTTCGGGTGAACGGCCCGACGACAGCGGGGCTGTGGCAGCGGAGCGTGCCCGCGGGCGGCCGGGTCACGGAAGTCTCGGGCCGGTACGTCCTCTACACGGCCGCCGACAAGCAGTACGTGTACGCGATCGGCAACGACGGAACTCCGGCGCTCACCCGTACCCCGGGAGCCGCCGCCCTCTCCGGCGACGTGCTCTGGACGGCGGGAGCGACGCCCGGCACCGTCACGGCGTACGACCTGACCGCGAAGAAGACCACCGAGACCCTGACCACGGACGCGGGCTGCATGCCCACCGAGCTCCAGGCCCTCGGCCGGTGGATCTACTGGACCTGTGGCGGCAGGGCCGGCGTCTTCGACCGTACGGCGAAGAAGTCCGTGGCCGTGCCCGCCGGCGAGGCGAAGCTCGGCGACGGGTACGTCGTCACGCACGACAAGCGGGCCGGGAAGCTGACGCTGACGGCGGTCGCGGGTGGCAGCGCCGAGAGCCGGATCATCGGCGATCTGCCCGACACCGGGGTCTCACAGCGGGACGTGCGCTGGACGGTCGACGAGTCCGGCGCGAACGCGGCGTACGTGGACGACCAAGAGCGCGTGCACCTCGTACCCTCCGGGGTGGCTCAGCAGCCGCTGCGGTTGCTGGCGCCCGCGCGGAGCGCGTCGTCCGTCGGGGCGCACGAGATCGACACCATCCCGGACACGCTGACCACCGTGCTGCTGTCGAAGCCGGCCGCGACCTGGGATCTGACCGTGCGTAACCGCGCCACCGGCAAGGTCTACGGCGACGGTCGCGACGGGGGTGCTGCGCGAGGTGAGCTGAGTGTCGGCTGGCACGGCGATGATCCGGGGCTCACGGGGGACGTCTTCCTGCCGGACGGCTCCTACGACTGGACCCTTTCCGTCACGCCCGCGGACGGTGTCGGTGGCCCCCTCCAGGTGCGCGGCACAGTGCGGCTGCACGGCGGCAGCCCGGTGCGCCACGACCATGTGGGCGCCGAACGGCTTCCGGACGGCACCGCCGACCTCCTCACCCTGAACTCTACGGGCGGCCTGACCTTCCAACAGGGCGACGGGAAGGGCGCGTTCGCCGGGAAGGCCACCGGCAGCGGCTGGTCGACGAAGACCGTCGCGGTGCCGTTCGGCGATCTGAACGGCGACCGCTGCAACGACGTCCTGGTGCGGATGAGCGACGGGTCCCTGCGCGGCTACAAACCCGCGTGCGGCACGGCGCCGACCCCCTCGACGCCGTACAAGGCGCTCGGCACCGGATGGAACGCCTACGACGTCCTGACCTCGCCGGGCGACCTGACCGGTGACAGGCGGCCCGATCTGCTGGCGCGGAAAGCCTCGACCGGCGACATCTACCTGTTCGCCGCGAAGAGCGACGGAACGCTCGCCGCGGGCAAGAGGATCCGTACGGCGTGGAAGGGCTACACGAAGATCGTCGGTGCCGGGGACCTCAACGGCGACGGGATCGGGGACGTGCTCGCCCGTGACAAGGCGGGGACGCTGTACCGCTACAACGGCACGGGGACGGGCCCGCTGAAGGACCGGGTGAAGGTCTTCTCCGGCTGGGGCGCGTCCTACAACGCGATCGTCGGGGTCGGGGACATCACCGGCGACGGGAAGAGCGACCTGGTCGAGCGCGACACCTCGGGGAACGTCTACCGCAACGCCGGGACGGGGACCGGCTCGTTCGGCTCACGGGTGAAGATCGCGAGCGGCTGGCAGGGCTACAGGGGCCTTTTCTAG